A window from Aquiluna borgnonia encodes these proteins:
- the glyA gene encoding serine hydroxymethyltransferase, which produces MSTQSSSFSAPLSEVDPEIAAVLQQELDRQRHTLEMIASENFVSRGILEAQGSVLTNKYAEGYPGKRYYGGCEAVDIAEDLARDRAKELFGAEHANVQPHSGATANAAVMMALANPGDRILGLSLAHGGHLTHGMKLNFSGKMYEAHAYELNPETFLIDMETVRARALEVRPAVLIAGWSAYSRHLDFAAFRAIADEVGAKLWVDMAHFAGLVAAGLHPSPVPYADVVSTTVHKTLGGPRSGLILCKSEYAKKIDSAVFPGQQGGPLMHVIAAKAVAFKAAMQPEFIDRQQRTIEGARIIAERLGQPDVVGAGVSVLTGGTDVHLVLVDLRNSEIDGQTAENLLHEAGVTVNKNAVPNDPRPPMVTSGIRIGTSALATRGFTAKEFNEVADIIAHALIPGSDLAALRARVHNLTDSIPLYSNLENW; this is translated from the coding sequence ATGTCCACTCAGTCAAGTTCTTTCAGCGCCCCGCTTTCCGAGGTCGATCCTGAAATTGCAGCCGTGCTGCAGCAGGAGCTAGACCGTCAGCGCCACACCCTAGAGATGATCGCCAGTGAGAACTTTGTCTCGCGTGGAATCCTTGAGGCTCAGGGTTCGGTGCTCACCAACAAGTATGCCGAGGGCTATCCCGGCAAGCGCTACTACGGCGGTTGCGAAGCCGTGGACATCGCAGAAGACTTGGCAAGAGACCGAGCCAAAGAGCTTTTCGGAGCTGAGCACGCCAACGTGCAGCCTCACTCTGGAGCAACCGCGAACGCCGCAGTGATGATGGCATTGGCAAACCCAGGCGATCGTATCTTGGGACTATCTCTTGCCCACGGTGGCCACCTGACCCACGGGATGAAGCTGAACTTCTCGGGCAAAATGTATGAGGCGCACGCCTACGAACTAAACCCAGAGACCTTCCTGATTGACATGGAGACAGTTCGCGCCAGAGCCCTAGAGGTTAGACCAGCGGTTCTTATTGCCGGTTGGTCCGCCTACTCTCGCCACCTAGACTTTGCAGCTTTCCGCGCGATTGCGGATGAGGTTGGTGCGAAACTCTGGGTTGACATGGCGCACTTCGCCGGGTTGGTTGCGGCCGGTTTGCACCCGAGCCCAGTTCCTTACGCCGATGTGGTTTCCACCACCGTTCACAAGACCCTGGGTGGACCGCGCTCGGGATTGATTTTGTGCAAGAGCGAGTACGCCAAGAAGATTGACTCTGCGGTTTTCCCAGGTCAGCAGGGTGGCCCTCTGATGCACGTGATTGCCGCCAAGGCAGTTGCCTTCAAGGCAGCCATGCAGCCTGAATTCATTGATCGCCAGCAGCGCACCATCGAGGGCGCAAGAATTATCGCGGAGCGTCTGGGACAGCCAGACGTGGTTGGGGCCGGCGTCTCAGTGCTAACCGGTGGAACCGATGTTCACTTGGTCCTAGTTGACCTTCGTAACTCTGAGATTGATGGCCAGACCGCGGAGAACCTGCTTCACGAGGCTGGCGTCACCGTCAATAAGAACGCGGTTCCAAACGACCCAAGGCCACCAATGGTGACCTCCGGTATCCGCATCGGAACCTCGGCCCTGGCAACTCGCGGCTTTACCGCCAAGGAGTTCAATGAGGTGGCAGACATCATTGCCCACGCCCTGATTCCCGGCTCGGATCTGGCTGCTCTGAGGGCCCGCGTCCACAACCTAACCGACAGCATTCCGCTTTACTCAAACCTCGAGAACTGGTAA
- a CDS encoding bifunctional methylenetetrahydrofolate dehydrogenase/methenyltetrahydrofolate cyclohydrolase, whose product MVAIVLDGLATAKAIKSELKVAVEDLRARGIVPGLGTLLVGDDPGSHSYVGGKHRDCAEVGINSIRIDLPVSASVNDVRAAIAELNAAKKVTGYIVQLPLPSGMDANSMLELIDPAKDADGLHPTNLGKLVMNVSGEMKSPLPCTPSGIVELLERYQVPTRSAEVAIIGRGLTVGRPLSLLMTRKGIDSTVTILHSASKNLSEAVKRADIVVAAIGSPHFVKPEWIKPGAAVLDVGITRTDAGLVGDVDPQVSQVAGFLSPNPGGVGPMTRAMLLKNVVLAAQN is encoded by the coding sequence TTGGTCGCAATCGTGCTCGATGGCCTGGCTACCGCCAAGGCCATCAAGTCCGAGCTCAAGGTTGCAGTCGAGGACCTTCGAGCTAGGGGCATTGTTCCTGGGCTAGGCACGCTTCTAGTCGGAGATGATCCAGGCTCCCACTCCTATGTCGGGGGAAAACACCGGGACTGCGCCGAGGTTGGCATCAACTCCATCCGAATTGACCTTCCTGTCAGTGCATCGGTGAACGATGTTCGAGCCGCAATAGCCGAGCTAAATGCTGCGAAAAAAGTCACTGGTTACATCGTTCAGTTGCCGCTGCCTTCCGGCATGGATGCAAACTCGATGCTCGAGCTTATTGATCCAGCCAAGGACGCCGATGGGCTCCACCCCACCAACCTTGGCAAGCTGGTGATGAATGTGTCGGGGGAGATGAAGTCCCCGCTGCCCTGCACCCCCAGCGGAATCGTTGAGCTCTTAGAGCGCTACCAGGTTCCAACCCGGAGCGCTGAGGTTGCAATCATTGGTCGAGGTCTCACGGTCGGCAGGCCGCTGAGCCTACTGATGACCCGAAAGGGTATTGACTCAACGGTCACCATTTTGCACAGTGCTTCAAAAAACCTCTCGGAGGCAGTCAAGCGGGCCGACATTGTGGTGGCTGCCATCGGCTCCCCCCACTTCGTAAAACCAGAATGGATTAAGCCCGGGGCAGCAGTGTTGGACGTAGGGATAACTAGAACCGATGCTGGGCTGGTAGGGGACGTCGATCCGCAGGTCTCTCAAGTCGCAGGTTTTCTCTCGCCGAATCCAGGCGGTGTTGGACCCATGACCCGGGCCATGCTGCTAAAAAACGTTGTATTAGCCGCTCAGAACTGA